A single Micromonospora sp. CCTCC AA 2012012 DNA region contains:
- a CDS encoding PP2C family protein-serine/threonine phosphatase, whose product MSGPDDRARRTLTEAPADLLLDRLAAELARSYGITEAELYQVDYRLSVLLPLSGGEPISGPGHPAWRCFDHQEPILNDGTGWFPVGMRGERRGVLKLSPVPTDPAVVDTLDGIATAFGHEVAAVTASTDVYLTARRSRRLTLAAEMQWELLPGRSRIRPSFSLAGQLEPAYAVRGDSFDWSDDGHRLWLTTINGSGEGVAASLLTTLATHALRNARRAELSLADQAALADQAVYALHRGAQHLSALMIELDLAEGRLTAVDAGSPRLLLLRDGEVSEQTLEKQFPLGMFEDTDYREQHFQLQRGDRLFVVSDGVIDATGQQIRYGETALDRFLRRTGPMEPLDAVRSLIGDLRAFVAGDLVDDAVVVCLDWLGPQP is encoded by the coding sequence ATGAGCGGACCGGATGATCGGGCCCGGCGCACCCTCACCGAGGCGCCGGCCGATCTGCTGCTCGATCGGCTCGCCGCCGAGCTGGCCCGGTCGTACGGGATCACCGAGGCGGAGCTGTACCAGGTCGACTACCGACTGTCGGTGCTGCTCCCGCTGAGCGGCGGGGAGCCGATCAGCGGGCCGGGGCATCCCGCCTGGCGGTGCTTCGACCACCAGGAGCCGATCCTCAACGACGGCACCGGCTGGTTCCCGGTGGGTATGCGGGGTGAGCGGCGCGGCGTGCTGAAGTTGTCACCGGTCCCCACCGACCCGGCCGTCGTCGACACGCTGGACGGCATCGCCACCGCCTTCGGGCACGAGGTGGCCGCCGTGACCGCCAGCACGGACGTCTACCTGACCGCCCGGCGCAGCCGACGGCTCACGCTCGCCGCGGAGATGCAGTGGGAGCTGCTGCCGGGCCGCAGCCGGATCCGGCCGTCGTTCAGCCTCGCCGGCCAGCTCGAACCGGCGTACGCGGTGCGGGGCGACAGCTTCGACTGGTCCGACGACGGCCACCGGCTCTGGCTGACCACGATCAACGGCTCCGGGGAGGGGGTGGCCGCGTCGCTGCTGACCACGCTGGCGACCCACGCGCTGCGCAACGCCCGCCGGGCCGAGCTGAGCCTCGCCGACCAGGCGGCCCTGGCCGACCAGGCGGTCTATGCCCTGCACCGGGGCGCGCAGCACCTCTCCGCGCTGATGATCGAGCTGGACCTGGCCGAGGGCCGGCTGACCGCGGTCGACGCCGGCTCGCCCCGGCTGCTCCTGCTGCGCGACGGCGAGGTCAGCGAGCAGACGCTGGAGAAGCAGTTCCCGCTCGGGATGTTCGAGGACACCGACTACCGGGAGCAGCACTTCCAGCTCCAGCGCGGGGACCGGCTCTTCGTGGTCAGCGACGGCGTCATCGACGCCACCGGCCAGCAGATCCGGTACGGCGAGACGGCGCTGGACCGGTTCCTGCGCCGGACCGGGCCGATGGAGCCGCTGGACGCCGTCCGCTCCCTCATCGGCGACCTGCGGGCCTTCGTCGCCGGTGACCTGGTCGACGACGCGGTGGTGGTCTGCCTCGACTGGCTGGGTCCGCAGCCCTGA
- a CDS encoding GTP-binding protein, producing MDSVRYDLDGTGRSVPLALKILIAGGFGAGKTTLVSALSEVRPLQTEEVLTDAGIGTDDLSGVEQKSTTTVAMDFGRITINDDLQVYLFGTPGQDRFWFLWDELAFGALGAVVLADTRRLADCFPSIDYFEQRGIPFVVGVNCFDGSRRFSLEAVRDALDLDPDVPMVLCDARERQSGKLVLISLVEHVARQRGEPVPVG from the coding sequence GTGGACTCCGTGCGCTATGACCTGGACGGCACCGGCCGGTCGGTCCCGCTGGCCCTGAAGATCCTCATCGCGGGTGGCTTCGGTGCCGGCAAGACGACGCTGGTGAGCGCGTTGAGCGAGGTCCGGCCGTTGCAGACCGAGGAGGTGCTGACGGACGCCGGGATCGGCACCGACGACCTCTCCGGGGTGGAGCAGAAGTCGACCACCACGGTGGCGATGGACTTCGGCCGGATCACCATCAACGACGATCTCCAGGTCTATCTCTTCGGCACGCCCGGCCAGGACCGGTTCTGGTTCCTCTGGGACGAGCTGGCCTTCGGCGCGCTCGGCGCGGTGGTGCTCGCGGACACCCGCCGGCTGGCCGACTGCTTCCCGTCGATCGACTACTTCGAGCAGCGGGGCATCCCGTTCGTGGTCGGGGTGAACTGCTTCGACGGGTCCCGCCGGTTCAGCCTGGAGGCGGTCCGGGACGCGCTCGACCTGGACCCGGACGTGCCGATGGTGCTCTGCGACGCCCGCGAGCGGCAGTCCGGGAAGCTGGTGCTGATCTCGCTGGTCGAGCACGTCGCGCGGCAGCGGGGCGAGCCGGTCCCGGTCGGCTGA
- a CDS encoding sensor histidine kinase, with translation MNTRDWPIRAKLTALVIGPVSALLALWIFATTLTFGPALNLLAARTLLYDLGRPGETVVAELQRERRLSVVELAGTTDLPALAEQRQRTDRAVADLRRRIDGEDLRDAANDLLDTRLDQLAGALDALPAGRGFIDRRQVDRAGALGLYSGMISSAFQAFSAMATLPDTQLNREALALTALGRSRELLGQTDALLAGALTAGRYADGEYAQLVQTINNQRFLAETAVADLPDTGRAGYQRLTEGEAFIRLRALQDTLVRAPELPARLDVRTWETSQATVQRELRDFELSQADGLAERSVPMAVGILTRLAAAGVLGLAAIVVCVLVALRVGRSLARRLTGVRTAALEMAEERLPDVITRLRRGEEVDVAREAPELDHGGDEIGQVARAFNEVRRTAVQAAVDEVTLRRGLNEVFLNIARRSQGLVHRQLALLDRMERHAEDPDELAGLFQVDHLATRLRRHAEDLVILAGAAPGRGWRNPVATVDVIRGAISEVESYDRVDVGTVQPAGVLGRAVGDVIHLLAELLENATAFSPPGTRVDVTGQAVPNGYAIEITDHGLGMSPQALEDANRRLSRSPDFDPADSARLGLFVVARLAARHGVRVNLRPATPGGVTAVVLVPADLVTDEPALGSARDGAAADDQRMAKVTRLSTLPRPRTARPARERHESGTPVLPFAAGRGSTVEAPPDGDGLPRRVRRRGPARPRPAAAETPAPRPPEEVRRTMSALQAGTARGRRDGTRAMTAPTVPLAQVTPIAPEQPAESSPPEPSAVPDPLTATERDA, from the coding sequence ACCCGCCCTGAACCTGCTCGCCGCCCGGACCCTCCTCTATGACCTCGGCCGTCCCGGCGAGACGGTCGTCGCCGAGCTGCAACGCGAACGCCGCCTCTCGGTCGTCGAGCTCGCCGGCACGACCGACCTGCCGGCCCTGGCCGAGCAGCGGCAGCGCACCGACCGGGCGGTCGCCGACCTGCGCCGCCGGATCGACGGCGAGGATCTGCGGGACGCCGCCAACGACCTGCTCGACACCCGACTGGACCAGCTCGCCGGCGCGCTGGACGCCCTGCCCGCCGGGCGCGGCTTCATCGACCGGCGGCAGGTGGACCGGGCCGGGGCGCTCGGCCTCTACAGCGGAATGATCTCCTCGGCCTTCCAGGCGTTCTCCGCCATGGCCACGCTGCCGGACACCCAGCTCAACCGGGAGGCGCTGGCGCTCACCGCGCTCGGCCGCTCCCGTGAGCTGCTCGGCCAGACCGACGCCCTGCTGGCCGGCGCGCTCACCGCCGGCCGGTACGCCGACGGCGAGTACGCGCAGCTCGTGCAGACCATCAACAACCAGCGCTTCCTGGCCGAGACCGCCGTCGCCGACCTGCCCGACACCGGCCGCGCCGGCTATCAGCGGCTCACCGAGGGGGAGGCCTTCATCCGGCTGCGCGCCCTCCAGGACACCCTGGTCCGCGCCCCCGAACTGCCGGCCCGGCTCGACGTGCGCACCTGGGAGACCAGCCAGGCGACCGTCCAGCGGGAACTGCGCGACTTCGAGCTGAGCCAGGCCGACGGGCTGGCCGAGCGCTCCGTCCCGATGGCGGTCGGCATCCTGACCCGGCTCGCCGCCGCCGGGGTGCTCGGACTCGCCGCGATCGTGGTCTGCGTACTGGTGGCGCTCCGGGTCGGCCGGTCGCTGGCCCGCCGGCTGACCGGGGTGCGTACCGCCGCGTTGGAGATGGCCGAGGAGCGGCTGCCCGACGTGATCACCCGGCTGCGCCGCGGCGAGGAGGTCGACGTCGCCCGGGAGGCTCCCGAGCTGGACCACGGCGGCGACGAGATCGGCCAGGTCGCACGGGCCTTCAACGAGGTACGGCGCACCGCCGTCCAGGCCGCCGTCGACGAGGTCACCCTGCGCCGGGGGCTCAACGAGGTCTTCCTCAACATCGCCCGGCGGAGCCAGGGGCTGGTGCACCGGCAGCTCGCCCTGCTCGACCGGATGGAACGGCACGCCGAGGACCCGGACGAGCTGGCCGGCCTCTTCCAGGTCGACCACCTCGCCACCCGGCTGCGCCGGCACGCCGAGGACCTGGTCATCCTGGCCGGCGCCGCGCCCGGCCGGGGCTGGCGCAACCCGGTCGCCACGGTCGACGTGATCCGCGGGGCGATCTCCGAGGTGGAGTCGTACGACCGGGTCGACGTCGGTACGGTGCAGCCCGCGGGCGTGCTGGGCCGTGCGGTCGGCGACGTGATCCACCTGCTCGCCGAGCTGCTCGAGAACGCCACCGCCTTCTCCCCACCCGGCACCCGGGTCGACGTCACCGGCCAGGCCGTCCCCAACGGGTACGCCATCGAGATCACCGACCACGGGCTGGGCATGTCGCCGCAGGCGCTCGAGGACGCCAACCGGCGGCTGTCCCGCTCCCCGGACTTCGACCCCGCCGACAGCGCCCGGCTCGGCCTCTTCGTGGTGGCCCGGCTCGCCGCCCGGCACGGGGTCCGGGTCAACCTGCGCCCGGCCACCCCCGGCGGGGTCACCGCCGTCGTCCTCGTCCCGGCCGACCTGGTCACCGACGAGCCGGCACTCGGGTCCGCCCGGGACGGCGCAGCGGCCGACGACCAGCGAATGGCGAAGGTGACCCGGCTCAGCACCCTGCCCCGGCCGCGCACCGCCCGCCCGGCCCGGGAACGCCACGAGTCGGGCACCCCCGTGCTGCCCTTCGCGGCCGGGCGGGGCTCCACGGTCGAGGCGCCCCCCGACGGCGACGGCCTGCCCCGCCGGGTACGCCGACGCGGGCCCGCCCGACCCCGCCCGGCCGCCGCGGAGACCCCGGCACCCCGCCCGCCCGAGGAGGTACGCCGGACGATGTCCGCCCTCCAGGCCGGCACCGCGCGGGGCCGGCGGGACGGCACCCGGGCGATGACCGCCCCGACCGTCCCGCTCGCCCAGGTCACGCCGATCGCGCCGGAGCAGCCCGCCGAGTCCTCCCCGCCGGAGCCGTCGGCGGTTCCGGATCCCCTGACCGCAACTGAGAGGGACGCCTAG
- a CDS encoding roadblock/LC7 domain-containing protein codes for MVNTTRQNADLDWLLDELVDRVPAAREAVVLSADGLLLGASAALDRTDAEHLCALASGFSSLAKGATRHLGGGAVRQTVVEMDSAYLFVTAAGQGACLAVVSEADADIGLVAYEMAMLVIRVGENLSAPVRSAAGAADAG; via the coding sequence GTGGTGAACACGACGAGGCAGAACGCCGATCTCGACTGGTTGCTCGACGAGTTGGTGGACCGGGTCCCCGCCGCCCGGGAGGCGGTGGTGCTCTCGGCGGACGGGCTGCTGCTCGGGGCCTCCGCCGCGCTGGACCGGACCGACGCGGAGCACCTCTGCGCGCTGGCCTCCGGCTTCTCCAGCCTGGCGAAGGGCGCCACCCGGCACCTGGGCGGCGGGGCCGTCCGGCAGACCGTGGTGGAGATGGACTCCGCGTACCTCTTCGTCACCGCGGCCGGGCAGGGCGCCTGTCTCGCGGTGGTGAGCGAGGCGGACGCCGACATCGGCCTGGTCGCCTACGAGATGGCGATGCTGGTGATCCGGGTGGGCGAGAACCTCAGCGCCCCGGTGCGTTCCGCGGCGGGTGCGGCCGATGCGGGCTGA
- a CDS encoding VWA domain-containing protein yields MRSSLRGAGAAAAATALVAVIAGSWFGYQQLAGPSCSGQIQLSLAAAPEIAPAVKAAADQWVADGAAVGPTCIAVNVTAAEPVDVAAAVASKHGATLAGVGQASGTAVTPDVWVPDSSTWLLRLRNGGATAFAPANGASIARSPIVVAVPEPVASARLNWPDKKLTWTDLLRQVTSSKPLRAGIVEPTQDAAGLSGLLSLTAAASGAGGDAQKAMTGAFRALATGRSALRQDLLARFPRSSDPAAIANGLGAAALSEEDVIAYNQTKPPIQLAALYLEPSPMPLDYPFAVLPGIEPAKASAAKVLFELLTTPGFRNRLAAQSLRGPDGNWGDGFKAPQGAPSPANGGGNAVPAIGQGGTAGLDPAAIQRATATWSVATQSGRMLCVIDVSGSMKQVVPSAGKATREQVTVEAARRGLGLFDDSWSIGLWTFSTKLSGNTDYKQLVGINPLSGNRGALEQGLAGIRPSDGNTGLYDTMLAAYKEVQREWEPGKVNSVVLFTDGKNDDDNGISQAELLKQLAKIQDPEQPVQVVIIGIGADVSQAELKSITKVTGGGAFVTEDPAKIGDIFLQAIALRPNAPR; encoded by the coding sequence ATGCGTTCAAGCCTCCGCGGGGCAGGTGCCGCAGCAGCGGCGACTGCGCTCGTCGCCGTCATCGCCGGTTCCTGGTTCGGTTACCAGCAGCTGGCCGGCCCCTCGTGCTCCGGGCAGATCCAGCTGTCGCTCGCGGCCGCCCCGGAGATCGCCCCCGCCGTCAAGGCGGCGGCGGACCAGTGGGTCGCCGACGGGGCCGCGGTCGGCCCGACCTGCATCGCCGTGAACGTGACCGCCGCCGAGCCGGTGGACGTGGCCGCCGCGGTGGCGAGCAAGCACGGCGCCACTCTGGCCGGCGTCGGTCAGGCCAGCGGCACCGCGGTCACGCCGGACGTCTGGGTGCCGGACTCCTCGACCTGGCTGCTGCGGCTGCGCAACGGCGGGGCCACGGCGTTCGCCCCGGCCAACGGCGCGTCCATCGCCCGCAGCCCGATCGTGGTCGCGGTCCCCGAGCCGGTGGCCTCGGCCCGGCTGAACTGGCCGGACAAGAAGCTGACCTGGACCGATCTGCTGCGCCAGGTGACCAGCAGCAAGCCGCTGCGGGCCGGCATCGTCGAGCCGACCCAGGACGCGGCCGGCCTCTCCGGGCTGCTCTCGCTGACCGCCGCCGCGAGCGGGGCCGGCGGCGACGCGCAGAAGGCGATGACCGGGGCGTTCCGGGCGCTGGCCACCGGCCGCTCGGCCCTGCGGCAGGACCTCCTCGCCCGCTTCCCGCGCTCGTCCGACCCGGCAGCGATCGCCAACGGCCTGGGTGCCGCGGCGCTCTCCGAAGAGGACGTGATCGCGTACAACCAGACCAAGCCGCCGATCCAGCTCGCCGCGCTCTATCTGGAGCCGTCGCCGATGCCGCTGGACTACCCGTTCGCGGTGCTGCCCGGCATCGAGCCGGCGAAGGCGTCGGCCGCGAAGGTGCTCTTCGAGCTGCTCACCACTCCCGGCTTCCGGAACCGGCTGGCCGCCCAGTCGCTGCGCGGGCCGGACGGCAACTGGGGTGACGGGTTCAAGGCGCCGCAGGGTGCGCCGAGCCCGGCCAACGGCGGCGGGAACGCCGTGCCGGCGATCGGTCAGGGCGGCACGGCCGGCCTGGACCCGGCCGCGATCCAGCGGGCCACCGCTACCTGGTCCGTGGCGACCCAGTCCGGTCGGATGCTCTGCGTCATCGACGTCTCCGGTTCGATGAAGCAGGTCGTGCCGAGCGCCGGCAAGGCGACCCGCGAGCAGGTCACGGTCGAGGCGGCCCGGCGGGGTCTGGGTCTGTTCGACGACTCCTGGTCGATCGGGCTGTGGACCTTCTCCACCAAGCTCAGCGGCAACACCGACTACAAGCAGTTGGTGGGGATCAACCCGCTCTCGGGCAACCGGGGCGCGCTGGAGCAGGGCCTGGCCGGCATCCGACCCTCCGACGGCAACACCGGTCTCTACGACACCATGCTCGCGGCCTACAAGGAGGTCCAGCGGGAGTGGGAGCCGGGCAAGGTCAACTCGGTGGTGCTCTTCACCGACGGCAAGAACGACGACGACAACGGGATCTCGCAGGCGGAGCTGCTCAAGCAGCTCGCCAAGATCCAGGACCCGGAGCAGCCGGTGCAGGTGGTCATCATCGGTATCGGCGCCGACGTCAGCCAGGCGGAGCTCAAGTCGATCACCAAGGTCACCGGCGGAGGCGCCTTCGTCACCGAGGACCCGGCCAAGATCGGTGACATCTTCCTCCAGGCGATCGCGCTGCGGCCGAACGCTCCCCGCTGA
- a CDS encoding sugar transferase: MTSATLLTPARTPTGPGGHRPGPAGRADERAYVRLLVVLDTAVLALAILVGYVARFGEEEPSGSKIPYVVVAPGLLLIWLISLRALRCYDDRVLGYGADEYRRVSSASLRLAGGIAIAGYIADVGVSRGFLAISFAVGTLGLEVTRFAARKRLHRARDRGTGWSRKVLVVGDTAHVLELVHTLRREPYAGYQVVGACIPDALLAPVPQRLGDVPVVGSFRGIPEAATAIGADTVAVTASGELTATRLRRLGWQLEGTGVDLVVAPALTDVAGPRIHTRPVAGLPLIHVEAPEFRGARKLVKGFVDRSISFVALTLLLPVVLVIALAIKLDSRGPVLFRQVRVGQGGKEFGVFKFRTMVVNADALLAELAARNETDGLMFKMRDDPRVTRVGKLLRKWSLDELPQLANVLFGQMSLVGPRPPLPSEVARYDGDVARRLLVKPGMTGLWQVSGRSDLSWEDGIRLDLYYVENWSLAADLTILWKTFGAVVNSRGAY, encoded by the coding sequence GTGACCTCGGCGACGCTGTTGACCCCCGCCAGGACCCCGACGGGACCGGGCGGCCACCGTCCCGGGCCGGCGGGTCGCGCCGACGAGCGGGCGTACGTCCGGCTCCTGGTGGTCCTGGACACCGCCGTGCTGGCCCTGGCCATCCTGGTGGGATACGTCGCCCGGTTCGGTGAGGAGGAACCGAGCGGCTCCAAGATCCCGTACGTGGTCGTGGCCCCCGGCCTGCTGCTCATCTGGCTGATCTCCCTGCGGGCCCTGCGCTGCTACGACGACCGGGTGCTCGGCTACGGCGCCGACGAGTACCGCCGGGTCAGCTCGGCCAGCCTCCGCCTGGCCGGCGGCATCGCGATCGCCGGTTACATCGCCGACGTCGGTGTCTCCCGGGGCTTCCTCGCCATCTCCTTCGCGGTCGGCACCCTCGGCCTGGAGGTGACCCGGTTCGCGGCCCGCAAGCGGCTGCACCGGGCGCGCGACCGGGGCACCGGCTGGTCCCGCAAGGTGCTGGTGGTCGGCGACACCGCGCACGTGCTGGAGCTGGTGCACACCCTGCGCCGCGAGCCGTACGCCGGCTACCAGGTGGTCGGCGCCTGCATCCCCGACGCCCTGCTCGCCCCGGTGCCGCAGCGCCTCGGCGACGTGCCGGTGGTCGGCTCGTTCCGCGGCATCCCCGAGGCGGCCACCGCCATCGGCGCCGACACCGTGGCCGTCACCGCCTCCGGCGAGCTGACCGCGACCCGGCTGCGCCGACTCGGCTGGCAACTCGAGGGCACCGGCGTCGACCTGGTCGTCGCGCCCGCGCTGACCGACGTCGCCGGCCCCCGCATCCACACCCGCCCGGTCGCCGGCCTCCCGCTGATCCACGTCGAGGCGCCCGAGTTCCGGGGGGCCCGCAAGCTGGTCAAGGGCTTCGTCGACCGCTCCATCTCGTTCGTGGCGCTGACCCTGCTGCTGCCGGTGGTGCTGGTGATCGCACTCGCCATCAAGCTGGACAGCCGGGGGCCGGTGCTGTTCCGGCAGGTCCGGGTCGGCCAGGGCGGCAAGGAGTTCGGCGTCTTCAAGTTCCGCACCATGGTCGTCAACGCCGACGCGCTGCTGGCCGAGCTGGCCGCCCGCAACGAGACCGACGGCCTGATGTTCAAGATGCGCGACGACCCCCGGGTCACCCGGGTCGGCAAGCTGCTGCGCAAGTGGTCGCTGGACGAGCTGCCCCAGCTGGCCAACGTGCTGTTCGGCCAGATGAGCCTGGTCGGCCCCCGCCCGCCGCTGCCCAGCGAGGTGGCCCGCTACGACGGCGACGTGGCCCGCCGCCTGCTGGTCAAGCCCGGCATGACCGGGCTCTGGCAGGTCAGTGGCCGCTCCGACCTGAGCTGGGAGGACGGCATCCGGCTGGACCTCTACTACGTGGAGAACTGGTCGCTCGCCGCCGACCTCACCATCCTCTGGAAGACCTTCGGCGCGGTCGTCAACAGCCGCGGCGCGTACTGA
- a CDS encoding cobalamin B12-binding domain-containing protein, with the protein MSGSHDGGTATGGIGSDVVEAYLDRLDRADQAGAVGLALGLLDAGVPVTDVLVDVVAVAQREIGRRWLTGSWSVPQEHAATHVSEVVVGAVAARITAAPRLGHVVTACVEGEWHALAARIVAEVVRAAGWRVTFLGASVPARHLVSYLHQSGPDAVLLSCVQPTRLVRAARMVESCRAAGVPVVAGGPGFGPDGRWAAAVGAAAWGATARDAVRLLDRQVFTGHPTGPSAPTPDDEYVAVLRHRREVVHAALRAVDPPEETADDIATGVAHLVDALAASLRVRDPELLIDFVRWQDEVLTARGGRRLLDVVLASCERALSEHPRAGHHLRLARVAATDG; encoded by the coding sequence GTGAGCGGAAGCCACGACGGCGGGACGGCCACCGGCGGGATCGGGTCGGACGTCGTCGAGGCGTACCTCGACCGCCTGGACCGGGCCGACCAGGCCGGCGCGGTCGGGCTGGCCCTCGGGCTGCTCGACGCCGGTGTCCCGGTGACGGACGTCCTGGTGGACGTGGTCGCGGTGGCGCAGCGGGAGATCGGTCGGCGTTGGCTGACCGGGTCGTGGAGCGTCCCCCAGGAACACGCCGCGACGCACGTCAGCGAGGTGGTGGTGGGCGCCGTGGCCGCCCGCATCACCGCGGCCCCCCGGCTCGGCCACGTCGTGACGGCCTGTGTCGAGGGCGAGTGGCACGCGCTGGCCGCCCGCATCGTGGCCGAGGTGGTCCGGGCCGCCGGCTGGCGGGTGACCTTCCTGGGCGCCAGCGTGCCCGCCCGGCACCTGGTCTCCTACCTGCACCAGAGCGGGCCCGACGCGGTGCTGCTGAGCTGCGTGCAGCCGACCCGGCTGGTCCGCGCGGCCCGGATGGTGGAGTCCTGCCGGGCCGCCGGGGTGCCGGTCGTGGCGGGCGGCCCCGGCTTCGGCCCGGACGGCCGGTGGGCCGCCGCGGTCGGCGCGGCGGCCTGGGGCGCCACCGCCCGGGACGCGGTCCGCCTGCTCGACCGGCAGGTCTTCACCGGCCACCCGACCGGCCCGAGCGCGCCGACTCCCGACGACGAGTACGTGGCCGTGCTGCGTCACCGGCGGGAGGTGGTCCACGCGGCCCTGCGCGCGGTCGACCCGCCCGAGGAGACCGCCGACGACATCGCCACCGGGGTGGCCCACCTGGTCGACGCCCTGGCGGCGTCGCTGCGGGTCCGCGACCCGGAGCTGCTGATCGACTTCGTGCGCTGGCAGGACGAGGTGCTCACCGCCCGCGGCGGACGGCGGCTGCTCGACGTGGTGCTCGCCAGCTGCGAGCGGGCCCTGTCGGAGCATCCCCGAGCGGGCCACCACCTGCGGCTGGCGCGGGTCGCGGCCACCGACGGCTGA
- a CDS encoding lactonase family protein gives MTGQGEVVHIGGYTAHSGGRAAGIEVARRDPASGELAVVGTAAVTPSPSFLVRHPELPVVYAVNELAEGQVSAFRAAPDGELTELGVRHTGGAEPCHLAVAPDGRHLFVANYGGGSVAVFPLDARGVPGDRSDLVRHEGHGADPERQDRAHCHMVSPDPAGGPLLVVDLGTDSVYRYDLDAASGRLVPRAPRVRTPAGTGPRHLARHPDGRRCWLVGELDGSVTAYALADGVLHQRDRVDASGRPGHVQPSEVAVGPDGRFLYVGNRGVGTVSVFSLAAEAPELVAEVDTGGGWPRHFALAGEHLYVADERADMIRIFRVDPVSGVPEAVGEPVATPSPTCVLP, from the coding sequence GTGACCGGTCAGGGCGAGGTCGTCCACATCGGCGGCTACACGGCGCACAGCGGCGGGCGCGCCGCGGGGATCGAGGTCGCCCGGCGCGACCCCGCGTCGGGGGAGCTGGCCGTGGTCGGCACGGCCGCGGTGACACCGTCGCCGTCGTTCCTCGTCCGGCACCCGGAGCTGCCGGTGGTCTATGCCGTCAACGAGCTGGCCGAGGGGCAGGTCAGCGCCTTCCGGGCCGCCCCGGACGGCGAGCTGACCGAGCTGGGCGTACGGCACACCGGCGGCGCCGAGCCGTGTCACCTGGCGGTCGCGCCGGACGGCCGGCACCTTTTCGTCGCCAACTACGGCGGCGGCAGCGTGGCCGTCTTCCCGCTCGACGCGCGGGGCGTCCCGGGGGACCGCAGTGACCTGGTCCGGCACGAGGGGCACGGCGCGGATCCCGAGCGGCAGGACCGGGCGCACTGTCACATGGTCTCGCCCGATCCGGCCGGTGGTCCGCTGCTCGTCGTCGACCTCGGCACCGACTCGGTCTACCGGTACGACCTCGACGCCGCCTCCGGTCGGCTGGTGCCGCGCGCCCCCCGGGTGCGTACCCCGGCCGGGACCGGCCCCCGGCACCTGGCCCGGCACCCCGACGGCCGACGCTGCTGGCTGGTCGGTGAGCTGGACGGCTCGGTGACCGCGTACGCGCTCGCCGACGGGGTGCTGCACCAGCGGGACCGGGTGGACGCCAGCGGGCGGCCCGGGCACGTGCAGCCGTCGGAGGTCGCCGTCGGGCCGGACGGCCGGTTCCTCTACGTCGGCAATCGGGGCGTCGGCACCGTCTCGGTCTTCTCGCTGGCCGCCGAGGCGCCGGAGCTGGTGGCCGAGGTCGACACGGGTGGCGGGTGGCCGCGGCACTTCGCGCTGGCCGGGGAGCACCTCTATGTCGCCGACGAGCGCGCCGACATGATCAGGATCTTCCGGGTGGACCCGGTCAGCGGGGTGCCGGAGGCGGTGGGGGAGCCGGTGGCGACCCCCAGCCCGACCTGCGTACTGCCCTGA
- a CDS encoding DUF742 domain-containing protein produces MRAESPGPQHEWLDGAAGPVVRPYTLTGGRVRPPVEGFDLVAFVLATPSADPAGQPGLQPEHRRLVELARRPVAVADLAADLDLAVGVVRVLLGDLLARRLVTVHRPPAAAHLPDDNILKAVVSGLRAL; encoded by the coding sequence ATGCGGGCTGAGTCGCCGGGACCGCAGCACGAGTGGCTCGACGGGGCCGCCGGGCCGGTCGTCCGCCCGTACACCCTGACCGGTGGCCGGGTCCGGCCCCCGGTGGAGGGCTTCGACCTGGTGGCCTTCGTGCTGGCCACGCCGTCCGCCGACCCGGCGGGCCAGCCGGGGTTGCAGCCGGAGCACCGGCGCCTGGTCGAGCTGGCCCGACGTCCGGTGGCGGTGGCCGACCTCGCGGCCGACCTCGACCTGGCGGTCGGCGTGGTCCGGGTGCTTCTCGGTGACCTGCTGGCCCGCCGGCTGGTCACGGTGCACCGGCCGCCGGCCGCCGCCCACCTGCCCGACGACAACATCCTCAAGGCGGTGGTCAGTGGACTCCGTGCGCTATGA
- a CDS encoding MarR family winged helix-turn-helix transcriptional regulator: MAAALDETAGTLLAVWEAARERTTRLSGAQLRAVMVVEQHDGINLRRLAGQLDMLLSSASRLCDRLVAAGMLEREPGRFDRREISLHLTPEAVRLLAELRAARKDRLERVLAGMSPEGRAALSRGMAEFHEVVRRRSAPEGGWPVLQSAGEPSTEPAGDPPVARTA, translated from the coding sequence ATGGCTGCCGCTCTCGACGAGACGGCGGGCACCCTGCTGGCTGTCTGGGAGGCGGCCCGGGAGCGGACCACCCGGCTCTCCGGCGCCCAGTTACGCGCCGTCATGGTCGTCGAGCAGCATGACGGGATCAACCTCCGCCGGCTCGCCGGGCAGCTCGACATGTTGCTCTCCTCCGCCAGCCGGCTCTGCGACCGGCTCGTCGCGGCGGGCATGCTGGAGCGGGAGCCGGGCCGGTTCGACCGGCGGGAGATCTCCCTGCACCTCACCCCGGAGGCGGTCCGCCTCCTGGCCGAGCTGCGGGCCGCCCGCAAGGACCGGCTGGAGCGGGTGCTGGCCGGGATGAGCCCGGAGGGAAGGGCGGCGCTGTCCCGGGGGATGGCGGAGTTCCACGAGGTGGTCCGGCGCCGGTCGGCCCCGGAGGGAGGCTGGCCGGTCCTCCAGTCCGCCGGGGAACCGTCGACCGAGCCGGCCGGCGACCCGCCGGTGGCGCGTACCGCCTGA